From the genome of Watersipora subatra chromosome 9, tzWatSuba1.1, whole genome shotgun sequence:
AGTTAAAGACTCGACAGTTAAAGACTCGACAGGTAAAGACTCGACAGTTAAAGACTCGACAGTTAAAGACTTGACGGTTAAAGACTCGACAGTTAAAGACTCGACAGTTAAAGACTCGACAGTTAAAGACTCGACAGTTAAAGACTCGACAGTTAAAGACTCGACAGTTAAAGACTCGACAATTAAAGACTCGACTGTTAAAGACTTGACAGTTAAAGACTTGACAGTTAAAGACTTGACAGTTAAAGACTCGACAGTTAAAGACTCGACAGTTAAAGACTCGACAGTTAAAGACTCGACAGTTAAAGACTCGACAGTTAAAGACTCGACAATTAAAGACTCGACAGTTAAAGACTCGACTGTTAAAGACTCGACTGTTAAAGACTTGACAGTTAAAGACTCGACTGTTAAAGACTCGACAGTTAAAGACTCGACAGTTAAAGACTCGACAGTTTAAGACTCGACTGTTAAAGACTCGACAGTTAAAGACTCGACTGTTAAAGACTCGACAGTTAAAGACTTGACAGTTAAAGACTCGACAGTTAAAGACTCGACAGTTAAAGACTCGACAGTTAAAGACTCGACAGTTAAAGACTCGACAGTTAAAGACTCGACAGTTAAAGACTCGACAGTTAAAGACTCGACTGTTAAAGACTCGACAGTTAAAGACTCGACAGTTAAAGACTCGACAGTTAAAGACTTGACAGTTAAAGACTTGACAGTTAAAGACTTGACAGTTAAAGACTTGACTGTTAAAGACTTGACAGTTAAAGACTTGACTGTTAAAGACTCGACAGTTAAAGACTCGACAGTTAAAGACTCGACAGTTAAAGACTTGACAGTTAAAGACTTGACAGTTAAAGACTTGACAGTTAAAGACTTGACTGTTAAAGACTTGACAGTTAAAGACTTGACAGTTAAAGACTCGACAGTTAAAGACTCGACAGTTAAAGACTCGACTGTTAAAGACTTGACAGTTAAAGACTTGACAGTTAAAGACTCGACAGTTAAAGACTCGACTGTTAAAGACTTGACAGTTAAAGACTTGACAGTTAAAGACTCGACAGTTAAAGACTTGACAGTTAAAGACTTGACAGTTAAAGACTCGACAGTTAAAGACTTGACAGTTAAAGACTCGACAGTTAAAGACTTGACAGTTAAAGTCTCGACAGTTAAAGACTTGACAGTTAAAGACTCGACAGTTAAAGACTCGACAGTTAAAGACTCGACAGTTAAAGACTTGACAGTTAAAGACTTGACAGTTAAAGACTTGGCAGTTTAAGTTGCTTTACCACACTTTGACGTCTTTGGTAGTTTACATAAAACTTTTGAACCATAAATgactttttagtaattttaaaagtagTTTTAACTGATCGATGTGTCAGCAAATTTGACTTGAACCACTATTAAATCATCAATATATTGATTAAAGTGTCCATAACCTTGCCTGATGTTTTTTTAATCTGTTTTCTTGCTACTTGCTCAACCCTTTGAAACAGGTGGTCTTTATCATATTCTCTAATGAAACTACATGCTGAGAAGCGTTTCCTGATTTTAAcccatatatgtatgtatagccTTTACTTTTTCCATTAACACTGCGACTGTAGCTTTTGGTCTTTTGGTAGAAAAGCTGGTATCTGAAAAAAACACTTAATTTCTGCACTTGTGGAGCCCATTCTACTTAGATGTAAAGCTATAGTTGTAATCTCCGCAAAAACCAGAAAAGTACCGGTAGTCCAATCAGAAACTTCACCAAAAATGTGTCAACACTGGGCAGTCCCTTTTTACCTTATGCAAAGATATCAACAGTATCTGAGTTCACCTATACAGCCGACAAGCAAAAGAAACCAACTGATGAGTATATTCTATCTGAGTCATCTTTTTAACCACTCGATCCAAATGAAACAAAAGTGTTTCTATTTATGACCTCCAAATGTGTTTAAAGTAGTTTATTGCACAAGAAGCTATGAtaaataccaagtttttatACAAGGAAAGTGTAGCTACACACCTCCATATGTCAttgcaatgccatcatggaaacagccatGTCATTCTCATTATATCTTGATTCGGTGTCTTTGTTTGGAAGCGGAACACCGGTGCGATCCGCCATCTTTGTGCAATGGAAATGGCCTTAGTGACCAACAGCCCCGCATTTGTGCGTGCGTAGAGGCCTCGCTTTCCTTAAAAATACCAACTTAAAATAAGGCGTCACACAATCAGGGCTTTACCACTGCGCCATATGGAAAAATTATCTGCTTGTCAGCCTAGTGCAGTGCTTCAGCACTGGCCcacccaggtgtcactacaATATCGCTGTATAAGAATTTACTAAGAACAAATGGATTAACTACATGTTGCACAATGTCTACATAGGCACTATAACAAGCTCTACAGCATTTTCTTAGTGTAAAATGAAGAATATCTCACTTTGATATTCACTATTAGACTTCATTTAGTGGTCAGATAGAACTTTGCTTTCAACAAGTTGATAGCCACAATTGGATCTTTTCATATTCTACATTGTAAGTATGTATATGACATACATAGTGCTTAGCCACGAGTGCACCCAGGAGTCGTTACACTAGCGCTATATACATGCAAACAGGAAAGTCTACTAGCTGCTGTCTGTGGCAGCCACTTCTAAGCGTTGAATCAAGTAATTTGAGATTAAACTAATCAGTAAGCGCTAGATTGCAATCCCTGCTCGGAAGTGATGGAATGTTCCAAAACCCTACAGATTACTCAGCTAACAACGATTTGGTGATTGATGTCAGAGGTCAAAGGAAAGGTTAGTATCATTTAGCATTCCTTAGATTTTTTGTTATGGCAGCTGTTATCTCTAGTTTCTGCTGACGCATTGCTTATTTGAAATGTTCAGGTAGTTTTAtgccatttgccattctaataaaaagctgttgCTAGCCATCATAATATGTTTTACCTTAATCTTAAAATTTTAGAAAgaaaaaacattataaaaatcttttaattATGTCAGGCCCTTCATGCCTTTGGAACCAAATGTAATAAATCAATCTGCATGTTTGCGAGCAACATACATCGACCAGGTGCTTTGTGTGTGGCTGTAATAGCAGGTACCTTTGATAAATGTTTTCTACGCATACTAAAGATATCGGTATCACATCAGGTAGCCTTGGGTTTAAAAATctttctctcagttcagtaATCTGCTATGCTTTTTTTTGGTTAAAAGGTCAATTGGAGTTTAGGCTATACTTTGTGGTCTGTTAAGAAACGTCTTTGTAATAGCATCGCATATTCGTTATGTAGGTGTCAAAGGTTTGTCTTCTGAATCTCAAACAGAATGTTAGCACACTATATTAATACTAcatgaatgcccagcgttgtaCTGGTTATTACAAAGTTTTTACACAGAAAATTGACATTTAATCAACAGataaaacatttaccattctaacttttaaatgaaggtgtttgtttactTCTATGTTctatgtttatttctgtgtactgtgtttatttctatgtaattcatactgtaccggttgcagtgcctactacagctctatactgattgcaatagtcttgctgcccatgtgagtttaagcatttttcttctggccaACAGTTCTAGCCTAATGCTAGCTGAAATGTTTATCATGAAGTCATGAAAGGATGGAATGTGTGCAATGAGTATGCGTACAATTTATTTCATAGAAATCCTAGTTGGACAGTgcagtgtattggataaatgcgTGTCTACATAACTAGAGGATCAAATACCAAATACAGTGTacagcaaattttttatttataaaactttgtcCCTGTAAGTGGACACATGAATAGAAAGACAAccaaaacacaaacaaacactgcAGTTTATATGTATACgtattatatatgtagatgCTAAGTGAATACCCGGCTTTGCCAGAGTAAAAAAcaatctttgcacagaaaacttatttttgtttaatatatacaacatttgccaccATAACTGTTAAACTTCATAAAAGGAGTAAAGTATTGTTGGGCAGTTAAAATAAGTtaagagaaaaactaaaacatttgtaaaggtgtttaaatgtgaaataattagctgggtaatggctagataaagtatgatttattACAATGGTTACAATGAGAAGTGAAGCGAAACTGATAGCATCAAAACGAactgatgaaaaataaaatcacaaataagttgaattaataataacaacaatatgtaaaagtgtgtgtgcgtgtgtgcgtgcgtgtgtgtgcaagCATGCAAGCAAGTGTGCAAGCGAGCGTGCATGTTtgtgtaaaaaaggttactgttgctgcATAAGCTATCCATTAAAATTTTGACCTCGCGATAGTTGATACTGGCACAAAGGCAAAAATGAGAGATCgaaattaaatacatcagtGAAGCGCATGAAGGTAGTTTGTGACAAAACTGAGCAAGAATGTAGAAGCAATTCCTACTGGTGAATGTCTATgtgaacattttttagttttacaatttcTAGCTTTCTAGCGATAGCCATTTGCAATAACCGAAAattgaatattgaaattgttcgGTACATTGTACAATTGTAAAGgaacatttgaaattaaaactttaaattttaaataaaaaacaagataataatgaatattgaaatggctttttaaaaaatgtcaaaagaTTTAGATTATTTACCTTAACATATTTAGGTTTAACTGTGATAAGAATATTGCAGTTGAGCTGAATAAAATATGAACGGCTTAGCCTCGTGGTTAGGTGCGCTTGTTGGCATACTTGCAGTTGCAGTCGTCGCGAGTTCAATTACTGTCTGGTGGAGATTATTTCTGGTGGGATTTTAATCGCTATCAGACATCACTAAACATCGACGATCGACGGCCGACAAAAGACACTATATTCAAAATGTATTTTGACAGTATAATTAGTTTACATACAGCGCTGTCAAGGGAGCTAAATAATCCGTAGATGATAAGACTAAAGACTTAATACTTGATATAGTATTCAGTGTTAACAAACTATTTGTAGATGTTAGTGGATTCAGTTGAGCTAATGCTAAGATATAACACAGTTTCTATAGTTACTGCAACTATATCAAGGTTATCATAGTTTTGTATATCCCTAACCAGCACTTCTGTCACAATCTTAAATCTTGAGTTATAATGTAAAGGAAGTGAAAAGAAATTATATATAAACCTGACTGCAACTGCAAAATATTGTCATACAATTCTTGCATTACTTTAGTTACATTTTAATACAAATCTTATAGTTTCAGGCAAATCTTTTAAAGTTTGacaatatattaattttatattgagAAAGATGTGAATGAAGAACTATCTGAATGTAAGGAGAGAGACAAGAGTCGACCTGAAACTTCTACTTCATGTTGCTAtgatcatctacatgtacatgaaattGTTCTTGCAGCATGTAATATGGTTAAATCAATGCTTAAAATGGTTTAATTACAATATAGCTGATGCTGCGCGAGTATGACTTTACAAGTTAGTATTTTGCTGTCTTGTGTTGCTAACACTGACACTGCTTTGAAAGAACATCAGCAGACAGCAACACCTACATTAAAGTGTTGATCCGCAATCAATACACTGAAGCTGAAGATTCATTGAAAAGGCATGTTGAAAGGTGATCTTGAGATGTTAAACTTATGCAACCCAGTTAACATGAATACAGTAATCTATGCTATCACCTAAAATCAAAAGTAAGCATAGACAAAGTCTTATCTTCCTATTAAAGAGATATTTGATATTAAGTATAAACCTGTCACTTTTGACATGACTTGCCAGCTTTCCGCTTGCCCAATAAAAGGTATAGATTGTAGggagaaatataaaaattactCTAGTAACTTTTAGGTAAACATTATGATATAAACAAGTCATGTTTAGTACGTTTGTGATAACAGCTCTAGCAATAGAAATCTGTCTAAAGTGTAATGCATATTACTATTAAACTTGAAACACCAAATTGAGTTGAACATATAATATCAGCAGTCTGCACTTTTGTGATGAATAtaatttgtctgacaaaacaaGCAGAATTTTCTGTAGTCTTCTAACAGCATTTTGCTCTGTTTATAATACACCCAGTATACTGAATAAAGGTTTTCATCatcaaaatactttttatattattttaaaactttcaaacaagACAacacatatatttaatatttatatttatatacttatatatataatttatacaacacatatacatgtatatctttttaaaaaaagtagTCTAGCCCTTGTGCTATCTATTAGAGGTTAGCTGATTACAACTGGCCCAGCTGTACTGCGcctttgtttgttttgttattataatcaATAAGTTGACTGAATGCCAAACCAAACAGTTTTTGTATTGATCTGTATTGATTCCCAGATAATAAATACAAGAACATTTATTACAGGCAATTCAGCgtaaaaatataatacaattagGTTTCTATATTTGGGTTATACATTTCCATGACTCATAAAAAACCAATCATGTTAGTTTTCGTGTACAAAAGAAAACTGATGTAATCACTTGATGAATAATGTAATACAAACCTGACATATAGATACAGCTAATAACTAAAGTTGAGTACATTCCACTGCATTATATAAATGATAACTACAAAGAGTGATGTATGACAATTTATCCAGCAGATGGCAGCAATCAACAGTGGCCCTTAACAAATGTATGCATCAAGAACAATGCAATAgataaataaatgttaaaactggtaaacaaatttataaaagattaaaataatgCCATAATCTACATATGTATTCCTCGAAGTACGTaggtcgtatgtctgtctgcattgcggctatagccattaaaatcttgatatcgAAATTCCGCATGGGGGTGGGTTTGAACTCCCGACATACGCATCATCAAGTTATTTATCAAGTTACTTATCCggtgctctaccactgagctagaacggcaTAGCAAACAGCTATGTTATATACCGCATACACAACGAGCGTGccaattattttagccttgcgtccaTGTGTTATGATGCCTATTTTGGGGGCTAAGTTTATGCAACACGATGATTCTTCGTTTttttgttagggctaatttattccgccccacgatatcgacaataatttatctcgaacttaaaatttggcgatttgtatacagattatatacagtagaactttggttctcgaacgcttcggttttcgaccaacttGTTTTTCGAcctaaaattttgaaattttttcgTCTCAGATCTCAACCAAACTGGAGCGTGCGCATTGGATGTGGAACAGCTccagaaacagcatggaaacattcgttaataaatggagaagcaatttacgctttataaattctttacaaaaagggaggaaccatctggaACGACATCTCCTCTACCAAAAACTCTGCTAGGGAGATAACACCTCAAGTCAAATTACCCTAAaatgttttggaggaggattctccttcaaagatgtgaaatcAACGTgcctgtttatatatttttttcctactatttttgatgtaactggtctgttgcatttttttgctgcttcattatcaatttctggaACTTGTATCTTAACCTATctatttctatttatagtatattgACCTTTACTGttattgatgttttaagagcaaaatgTAGACATGTTTACTttggttttctttttccatcatcatcaatagaaaatcttttattgaAACTAAACAcgctctatatctacccatttttatttatagtatccaatatacagtacagttaTGGTGTAAAACGTTGAAAAAATACATGgagtaaaatgttgaaaaaatactttaccaaagttgttttcttgccttggaacagattaaaatttacatacagtTTTCTAATTGGAATagttgtttcggatctcaaacaactgGGTTTTTGAACAATCTTCTGGGacggattatgtttgagaatcaaagttccactgtacgttattaaaatacatacgtcactgaaagttatgaaatttcaaatttacagtgatttgaaaacctttacagttgctttatttattttaattcagtTGTTTTGCAGTTGTCCTGATAGTTTGAGATAAACTGAAGTAAaactatataaatttaaaacaagtCTGTAGAAACTAAATACAATGACGAGTCAATGTCTGGCTGTAGATGCttgagggagagagagggagagaaaatcTATCTGATTGTGCATGAGCTGTAACCATAGACCACATGATCAAACTGTTATATGTActagtaaaaatgtaaaaccatGCCTCCATATTTTTCCCTTTGTATATTTATAccctttttaagtttttataaatCATGCCTCGATGGTTAATTATGCTTTGCTTACTGAGTGtgaaaggacaactccaactGATGAGAATGTATTCCAAGATgctgaaaaatgtttttactttctATGAGTACTAGTAtgctgacagtcctgtgcaccgtgagagatcatcaggtgtaataactatacatacaatgaTTCTTCAATTTGGTATGGTAGTCGAGTAGGGCAGGTGATAGCATGCCTGGCTGGAAAACGGAATATCCGAATTTGACTCCTGCAtaaggcaatcttttttcctaacactcttaGCTTTGCTTTGGACAATTagaaacaatttattattttattataataaagattgctGACCTTAGCAAAGAAACAAACTGCGCGACCGATGAGACTGGATTAAAACTGTTTACAATAGAATTCTGAGTAgatataaatttttttggtaattttttttatcgaaaacaaataatttttatataatatttgtacgTTTAATGTTATTAACTAGCCAGCTAAGCCAAAATAGATGTTGGGCAAGTTGCAAAGTTTCAAGTTACAAACCTGACCCCACGTTGATATTCAAAGAGAACAAGATGTTCCTCGTGAAAGGTTTCAAGTATTTTTATGTGCAGTCGAGGTCAAGAGTCAATAATATGCCTTTATTCATAATGCTTTGAACTTTGAGCCACTATGATTATAATGTAAAGAAGCATGTGGCTACAATAGAGCGCAGCTGCTAGTGAATGTTGCTGACGCTGCCATGCTAAATATAAACACTTCAAACTACATTCCAAATCTATCATAAACCTTTCATCCTTCATTTATTCATATCACAGAGTCTTATAAGAAAGCTCCTGCTGTGTCTGGTTTGTACTTAGTGGTGTGACAAACAATGGTTTGGGCTGGGTATGCAGCGATTTCGCTGGAGTACATTTGTCTGTGGCTTTGCTCATGGAGAGTGCCAGAAAGTCAAAATTTTTTGATTGTCTGTTTTCAAGTAGAAGCTTAGAGCTTTTTAAATGTATTTCAATTTAATACCTGGTCAGTTGAAATCAAGCCTAGGTAAGCAAATGTACTTGCCAGAAGAGCTTTAAGTGTAACTTTACTAAACCTCTCCACCAATCAGTTTGTGGCACACGTAGCAGAGAGACTAAGAGGCTTAGATCCAAGTAAACTAATTTCTTTATTACAGTTTACTACAAATACATGAGCTCAGTTATTCACGTATTACCTATAGTGATGTAATAGGAGTCTGATTGGTCTTTGATATAGTGTAATCAACCATATATCGGATCAAATATTATCAAGGCATTTCTTTACAAGAAACTTAAAACCTGTACTCACTGATGTATAGGTAACTCTAGTCAGGATTTTGATTATTACAAAGAATCATAGCTGGGCATTGATAAGTTCTCACTGTTAGGAATTAACATATATAGGGATCAATAGGGACTAATATTGATGTCTCCGTAAACACTAATAACAATTATTAGAAAGGTCAGCATATGGCTCATTGAATTGACTAGAAAGGAAAGAAAAACACACTCACACTTAACAGTTACTATTTATAAATAAGTTAGTAAAAAACAACTTACAGTTACCAAAGACTACAAGAATATACGGGTAGACTATAAATAACAAAGACATTGTgaacttttagtaaaaaaattgtCCGTTCATGTCAATATTTACAACAGAGAAATTCTAGCAgcagaataaaaaaaacaaatcagAATTAATCATTGACCTAATAGACTGCTTAGCCTCATATGCCTATGAGCTCACATATAGGTCAACGTAGATATACAGTTATAACAGGAACAATCACACTCATAAATATTCAAGTATCAGCTGCCAATGCAAGTTGAGACCATATTGTTGAGACCATATTGAGAGGCATATTGTTTCTTAAAGTAGTTTTTACAATACTCCAATTCTTTTAACATTCTTTTCATTCAAATTTATTGTTTGTGTAATGTATAACGTGTTTGCTTGATCACTTTTAGAAATACTCAAGGAGACAATGTTAAACCAATTTATACTGTAAaaggttttgaaattttttaaagtattgAATGAGTAATTGATATGGTCAGATAATCATTAAGATAACCTACTTATATTTGTAGCTCGACTTTAGGAATAAAGTCAAACTACCTAAAGCTTGTTAGTCAATCCATACCATATGTATACATTTGTAAAAGAAGGACGTCGAGACCACGGCCGGCTGCTTCCCTTGACCCGAGGGCTGACAACATGACCGAGCCAAACCTCGACTTGGTAAAAGACAAGGTTATCGATGAGAGCCCGGTGAGCCGAGTGACAGTAGATGTGGCCAACAGAAGACTGAGAAACCAATGGGGCGGAGCCAGCAAGAAACTTACTAAACTTACAATTGATGGCGGATTATTCTGAGAGTCACAACAAAATATGGCTTTGTCTTTGTCTCTAAATAATTAAACAATTCAATCTAGCGAGCTTGTCTTTTTCGAAAAAGCTACCCATTTTTGGTAGCTGAAATGAGAGATTAACAACAGTGTAACTGTTGTAGGCTGAGTTCCAACGGAGCTTCATAATAGCTCACAAGCTTTTATATACAAGTAAAGGTCATTTTGTGGAGAGGAATGAAGCTATATACTTGTTTGAAACAATAGAAATAGAATTGAAAAGCTGATATCAGCGCGTATGGCGATGTCTatgtctgtatttatattataagcATTGTTATACGTAATTGATGCTCTTGTAGAGAAACTTAGTACCCGGCATGTTAGTCATTCCGCTTATTCATGACATGcgtgtgtattttatttcataaattagtagaaatataacattaagcaaaataaagatatggttataatattgattgagtttaacaaattaaatgaaagcttagttcctacttGTTAAGGCATGATGAGGCCAACAGCGGCCCAACAGGAATCGGCAAACTCAAACAGAAGGCCTTGATTAATTTAGGCAAAACAAATGGCTTTTATCATTAATCTTAAACCAAGTAAAAGCAGAGGTTTTGcgtaagtctattggaagactgtttCATTGTGATGATACTCggtattcaattgtttttttgacctgaagcagtataaaataaagGTAAAGGTGGATTGGTTTCTAGAAACCTGGTTTTATAGTGTgaattgtttttttgttttgtcatcACTTGAACAACattttgaatgagctatcaaaagaattttatactgataaagtttatcaacaggcaacacagacagctgaacaaacagggaCTGAGATGGAGTTAGTGTTGGTTTATGAAAGATTGTATGCATTAGATTTTTTTGtgatattaatactttttaaaataacaaaatggagCATTCTTCCATGACTCCAGCTAGTAAATAAttttagagttaataaacaCGTTGTGTATTAGTTTTGTAATACTTCTGAGTAACaatttacaacatttaccaatcAGGCCTGACATAGATCCTATCTGTTTATTTAGCTTATCGATGTGTGTTCCATATCAGGTGACTGTCCAAATGAATTCCTAAGAATTTGATCGAAGACGTCTTCTTTAACTacgaatcaaataattttattgagttttgtaatttaattttcttttgatgaTTTTTCATTACAATATACACGATTTTGTTCATGTTTACAGTTAATTTATTTACACTTTAAGATTTAAGATTACCAATTGAGTCTGGCATTGGTTAAAGTAGGCATGTTTGTGGGCATTCAATAAGTCATAGTGAGTCTGCTTTTACAGCTCTTCTCTCTGAGAGAATTTGTTTACACCACGGAACATCGCTTTTATtactataaatttttattcttcaattttagaAGACAATCAAGTGACGCAAATGGGAAAGCATCGGTGTCTTAAACCAGAAGATCAAAAAGCAACCTTTCTTCAGCGCAACAGTTTCAAGCGAAACAAGAAAATCTAGAGTTTTACAAAAAAGAGCAAGTTAACTCAATCTGATAATCAAATCTTTGACACGGATCAGTATATGATGATCGCACAAACCTAATGTCCTAGTCAAGAACATCTTATCACGGatgattattgtgagaatagagAAATGTGTTACACTCTAAGAAATAGTGTGTTAATAATACCTAGTCAGTTTCATCATTTAATTTTGCCAGCAATTAATCAATGTTATTGGGATGAGGAAAGCTTCGCAGTAAACTGATGACCTTATTTCACTAACATTACCTCAGCATGTGCTCCATCAGTTTAACACAAATGAATCACCTGAGTTATTGACTTTTCACCTATAGTGATGCAAGAGCTTTGTAGATATTTGATATGGCTGAATCAATGCATTTCTTTATAGGAAATTTAAAACCTGTACTTACTAATGTTAAAAAAGTCCCTAGTCAGCATTGGGAGCTTTACAACAAAATCATACATGCAACTGCCCTTGATAAAAACTCACTGATTCCcagatgtaaaatgcattgtAACGGTAAACTTATGTCTGAATATCTATatagttgcattagcagtgcagcagTAATAAGCATGTCACAGCCATGTAGTATAATTGTATGATGTACTTTTAGTTCTGAGCAGTAGGTTAGCAGTAGTTACATGCACTACAACTATATGCTAATATTCAATAAGCAGTATTGGTGCAATGACGGTATTGCCTACTGCACTCTCTATGTTTAATTCATTTCTAAAGGTagtttgaaattaataaaaagaaAGGGTTCCTTGACCAAAGAGTAAAGTGCATTGCTCAGGCAGCTGCTGATGTGCTTGTTTTATGACCACCAGTTAGTAATCTAAAGTATTAAGGATGTTGGAGATATTTGTATTGGTTAGACCATAGAAATTGTTGATGAGTTTTCATTTATAGCAGCAGCTGcgttgtttgtttttaaaagcaGCTTCAttggagtaaaataaaaaaatcagtcagaATGTGTTTAGGAATTTCAAGTAGAGCAGCTTATGGCTGGATAATTGTTAACAGATTAAAGAGAACTTCATCAACTCTGCTTCTCTCCTCTGCTCCTTCTATACCTCTCCTTCCCTTTGCCTCTCCCCCTTTCTCCTTCCTCTCCGTCTCTCCTCCCCACTTCAATCTCCTATAAAAAAGAGAATTTTGAACAGCCTTATTTCTAGAATATTCCACTCAGCCATATTTGTACTAGTATTAATAGGTCTTCATCTAGTAGTAGGTGTCTGATGGCTGATCAATTTATGCTTACTTATTGCAAAGCTAATTGAATtgactttttgtttttaaaagcgGTTTTATAGGAGCAAAACAAGAAATAAGTCAG
Proteins encoded in this window:
- the LOC137405116 gene encoding aggrecan core protein-like; this encodes MGQLKITSLSDKDLTVKDLTVKDLTIKDLTVKDLRVKDLTVNYLTVKDSTVKDSTVKDSTVKDSTVKDSTVKDSTVKDSTVKDLTVKDLTVKDLTVKDSTVKDSTVKDSTDSTVKDSTVKDSTVKDLTVKDSTVKDSTVKDSTVKDSTVKDSTVKDSTVKDSTVKDSTVKDSTVKDSTVKDSTVKDLTVKDLTVKDLTVKDLTVKDLTVKDLTVKDSTVKDSTVKDSTVKDLTVKDLTVKDLTVKDLTVKDLTVKDLTVKDSTVKDSTVKDSTVKDLTVKDLTVKDSTVKDSTVKDLTVKDLTVKDSTVKDLTVKDLTVKDSTVKDLTVKDSTVKDLTVKVSTVKDLTVKDSTVKDSTVKDSTVKDLTVKDLTVKDLAV